A genomic region of Mugil cephalus isolate CIBA_MC_2020 chromosome 5, CIBA_Mcephalus_1.1, whole genome shotgun sequence contains the following coding sequences:
- the faf2 gene encoding FAS-associated factor 2 codes for MAAPEEPELSQAQTEKLLQFQDLTGLESMDQCRRALEQHNWNIEAAVQDRLNEQEGVPSVFNPPPSRPLQVNTADHRVYSYIVSRPQPRGLLGWSYYLIMLPFRFTYYTLLDIFRFALRFIRPDPRGRVTDPVGDVVSFMHSFEEKYGRSHPVFYQGTYSQALNDAKRELRYLLVYLHGEDHQDTDEFCRSTLCTEEVITFLNTRMLFWACSTSKPEGYRVSQALRENTYPFLAMIVLKDRKMTVVGRLEGLIQPEDLINQLTFIMEANQTYLMSERLEREERNQTQVLRQQQDEAYLASLRADQEKERKKREEQEQRRQEEEKVRQSALAEERRRRTLEEEKERKSECLPPEPPADDPESVKIVFKLPNDTRVERRFLFGQSLTVIYDFLFSLKETPEKFQIVTNFPRRVLPCLPTEEQPNPPTLKEAGLSRSEVLFVQDLTDD; via the exons ATGGCGGCGCCAGAGGAGCCAGAATTATCCCAGGCGCAGACTGAAAAACTCCTTCAGTTTCAG GACTTAACTGGTTTGGAGTCCATGGACCAATGTCGCCGAGCACTAGAGCAGCATAATTGGAACATAGAG gCTGCAGTACAAGACAGACTCAATGAGCAGGAAGGAGTGCCCAGTGTGTTTAACCCTCCACCATCAAGACCACTTCAGGTCAACACAGCAGACCATAGAGTATATAGTTACATCGTTTCAAGGCCGCAACCGAGG gGATTATTAGGATGGAGTTACTACTTGATAATGCTACCTTTCAGATTTACATATTATACACTTCTGGACATATTCAG GTTTGCCCTGCGGTTCATCAGGCCAGATCCCCGTGGTCGTGTGACGGACCCTGTTGGAGATGTTGTGTCTTTCATGCATAGTTTTGAAGAGAAGTACGGTCGGTCACACCCTGTATTTTACCAGGGAACATACAGCCAG GCGCTGAATGATGCCAAACGGGAGCTCCGCTACCTATTAGTGTACCTTCACGGAGAGGATCATCAAGACACTGATGAGTTTTGCCG TTCCACGTTATGTACGGAAGAGGTCATAACTTTCCTCAACACGCGAATGCTCTTTTGGGCATGTTCAACCAGCAAGCCTGAGGGCTACAGAG TGTCCCAAGCGCTGCGGGAGAACACCTACCCATTCCTGGCCATGATAGTGCTCAAGGACCGTAAGATGACTGTGGTGGGACGACTGGAGGGTCTCATTCAGCCAGAGGACCTCATCAATCAGCTCACTTTCATCATGGAAGCCAACCAAACATATCTGATGTCAGAGCGCCTTGAACG TGAGGAGAGGAACCAGACCCAAGTCctgaggcagcagcaggatgaagcctATCTTGCCTCCCTCCGCGCAGaccaggagaaggagaggaagaagagggaggagcaggagcaacggaggcaagaggaggagaaggtccGACAGAGCGCTCTGGCTGAGGAGCGGAGACGACGA ACGCtcgaggaggagaaggagaggaagtcAGAATGTCTTCCTCCGGAGCCGCCTGCAGATGATCCTGAAAGTGTCAAAATAGTGTTCAAGCTGCCCAACGACACACGAGTAGAGAGACGGTTCCTGTTTGGTCAGTCTCTGACT GTAATATACGACTTCCTTTTCTCCTTGAAAGAAACTCCAGAGAAGTTCCAGATAGTTACAAACTTCCCTCGCCGAGTCTTGCCCTGCCTTCCGACTGAAGAGCAGCCTAACCCACCCACGCTGAAAGAGGCGGGACTCAGCCGCTCCGAGGTCCTTTTTGTTCAGGACCTTACGGACGATTAA
- the rnf44 gene encoding RING finger protein 44 isoform X2: protein MRPWEIAVNRLPPTAPLNPRRFLGEPCNAPVHLRRSPPVRRQWGRRDRPVLHASSVQDENFHHLLFSQHHQQVPLDESRQYSHTSTPPRMLHPAAHLPQQSPIMVDLHDQMHQGSVPISYTVTTVTTHGFPMHTGQPLPGCNTQQLPACSLIQACTMQHIPVSYQAFPPLISSEHFVLHPTPSVPPHQPPHLTPLSQFVPLQPQHPRMPLQRVDNEVDLRGDQHPLGTFSYPPSHHPPALPPSLPLQYLPQEPLHQELPFGVPYPHMLPRRMSGQRYRLQQPLPPPPPPPSYYPGFLPYFLSMLPVPPTAVGPAISLDLDVDDVEMENYEALLNLAERLGEAKPRGLTKADIEQLPSYRFNSENHLSEQTLCVVCFSDFECRQLLRVLPCNHEFHAKCVDKWLKTNRTCPICRADASDVHREVE, encoded by the exons ATGCGACCATGGGAAATAGCAGTAAATAGGCTGCCACCAACAGCCCCCTTAAATCCGAGGAGGTTCCTTGGAGAGCCCTGCAACGCCCCAGTGCATCTCAGGAGAAG CCCACCAGTGAGACGCCAGTGGGGGAGACGAGACAGACCTGTACTGCACGCTTCCTCGGTCCAGGATGAGAACTTCCATCATCTGCTTTTCTCCCAACATCACCAACAGGTTCCTTTAGATGAGTCCAGACAGTACAGCCACACCAGCACACCACCACGCATGCTTCACCCTGCTGCTCACCTGCCCCAGCAGAGCCCCATCATGGTGGATCTACACGACCAG ATGCACCAAGGATCAGTTCCAATATCATATACTGTTACGACGGTGACGACCCATGGATTTCCCATGCACACCGGGCAGCCCCTTCCAGGGTGCAACACTCAGCAGCTCCCAGCATGCTCG CTCATACAGGCATGTACCATGCAGCATATACCGGTGTCTTATCAAGCCTTTCCTCCCCTGATCTCCAGCGAGCATTTTGTATTGCACCCAACCCCATCTGTACCCCCCCACCAGCCGCCGCACCTTACTCCTTTGAGCCAGTTTGTCCCTTTACAGCCTCAGCACCCACGCATG CCTCTACAGAGGGTAGACAATGAAGTTGACCTAAGAGGGGACCAGCACCCTTTAGGGACCTTCTCCTACCCTCCCTCTCATCACCCACCAGCGCTGCCTCCTTCTCTGCCCCTACAGTATCTTCCTCAAGAGCCTCTGCATCAGGAGCTTCCCTTCGGAGTG cCATATCCCCACATGCTGCCCCGGCGAATGAGCGGACAGAGATACCGGCTGCAGcagcctctccctcctcctccccctcctccatcttaCTACCCAGGCTTCCTCCCTTATTTCCT GTCAATGCTTCCTGTGCCTCCAACCGCAGTGGGCCCAGCCATCAGCCTAGACCTGGATGTGGAtgatgtggagatggagaacTATGAA gcATTACTGAATCTGGCAGAGAGGTTGGGTGAAGCCAAACCACGTGGACTCACAAAAGCAGATATAGAGCAACTTCCGTCCTACAGATTCAACTCAGAGAATCATCTATCTGAACAAACGCT GTGTGTTGTGTGCTTTAGTGACTTTGAGTGTAGGCAGCTACTTCGGGTATTACCTTGTAACCACGAATTCCACGCTAAGTGTGTGGACAAATGGTTAAAG ACCAATCGCACTTGTCCTATCTGCCGAGCCGATGCCTCGGACGTGCACCGGGAGGTGGAGTGA
- the rnf44 gene encoding RING finger protein 44 isoform X1, which yields MRPWEIAVNRLPPTAPLNPRRFLGEPCNAPVHLRRSPPVRRQWGRRDRPVLHASSVQDENFHHLLFSQHHQQVPLDESRQYSHTSTPPRMLHPAAHLPQQSPIMVDLHDQMHQGSVPISYTVTTVTTHGFPMHTGQPLPGCNTQQLPACSVMFSGQLSLLCCLPPPLIQACTMQHIPVSYQAFPPLISSEHFVLHPTPSVPPHQPPHLTPLSQFVPLQPQHPRMPLQRVDNEVDLRGDQHPLGTFSYPPSHHPPALPPSLPLQYLPQEPLHQELPFGVPYPHMLPRRMSGQRYRLQQPLPPPPPPPSYYPGFLPYFLSMLPVPPTAVGPAISLDLDVDDVEMENYEALLNLAERLGEAKPRGLTKADIEQLPSYRFNSENHLSEQTLCVVCFSDFECRQLLRVLPCNHEFHAKCVDKWLKTNRTCPICRADASDVHREVE from the exons ATGCGACCATGGGAAATAGCAGTAAATAGGCTGCCACCAACAGCCCCCTTAAATCCGAGGAGGTTCCTTGGAGAGCCCTGCAACGCCCCAGTGCATCTCAGGAGAAG CCCACCAGTGAGACGCCAGTGGGGGAGACGAGACAGACCTGTACTGCACGCTTCCTCGGTCCAGGATGAGAACTTCCATCATCTGCTTTTCTCCCAACATCACCAACAGGTTCCTTTAGATGAGTCCAGACAGTACAGCCACACCAGCACACCACCACGCATGCTTCACCCTGCTGCTCACCTGCCCCAGCAGAGCCCCATCATGGTGGATCTACACGACCAG ATGCACCAAGGATCAGTTCCAATATCATATACTGTTACGACGGTGACGACCCATGGATTTCCCATGCACACCGGGCAGCCCCTTCCAGGGTGCAACACTCAGCAGCTCCCAGCATGCTCGGTAATGTTCAGCGGAcagctctctctgctctgctgccttcctcctcct CTCATACAGGCATGTACCATGCAGCATATACCGGTGTCTTATCAAGCCTTTCCTCCCCTGATCTCCAGCGAGCATTTTGTATTGCACCCAACCCCATCTGTACCCCCCCACCAGCCGCCGCACCTTACTCCTTTGAGCCAGTTTGTCCCTTTACAGCCTCAGCACCCACGCATG CCTCTACAGAGGGTAGACAATGAAGTTGACCTAAGAGGGGACCAGCACCCTTTAGGGACCTTCTCCTACCCTCCCTCTCATCACCCACCAGCGCTGCCTCCTTCTCTGCCCCTACAGTATCTTCCTCAAGAGCCTCTGCATCAGGAGCTTCCCTTCGGAGTG cCATATCCCCACATGCTGCCCCGGCGAATGAGCGGACAGAGATACCGGCTGCAGcagcctctccctcctcctccccctcctccatcttaCTACCCAGGCTTCCTCCCTTATTTCCT GTCAATGCTTCCTGTGCCTCCAACCGCAGTGGGCCCAGCCATCAGCCTAGACCTGGATGTGGAtgatgtggagatggagaacTATGAA gcATTACTGAATCTGGCAGAGAGGTTGGGTGAAGCCAAACCACGTGGACTCACAAAAGCAGATATAGAGCAACTTCCGTCCTACAGATTCAACTCAGAGAATCATCTATCTGAACAAACGCT GTGTGTTGTGTGCTTTAGTGACTTTGAGTGTAGGCAGCTACTTCGGGTATTACCTTGTAACCACGAATTCCACGCTAAGTGTGTGGACAAATGGTTAAAG ACCAATCGCACTTGTCCTATCTGCCGAGCCGATGCCTCGGACGTGCACCGGGAGGTGGAGTGA